In the genome of Cryptomeria japonica chromosome 8, Sugi_1.0, whole genome shotgun sequence, one region contains:
- the LOC131046881 gene encoding protein DETOXIFICATION 33: MADDLSSSLLKEEEQDNDISNHEVTNRENLRLTDLDSIVSFQQLIKESWRESKKLWRIAGPAIFIRVCSHSMLLITTICAGHLGVVELAALAIQGNVIGLLAFGLMLGMGSALETLCGQAVGARKLQMLGVYLQRSWLILMGTGVLLSPIYIFATPILKLLGQEDDIADLTGEFALWMLPQLFLYGLNFPMQKFLQAQSKLMVMVWIALVALIIHAILSWLLMFEAGLGLVGAAITIIFSWFFIDISQFLYIVYFCQDAWKGFSWLTFRDLWPFIRLSVASGVMLCLEIWYMMSLIVMTGHLKNATIEVDALSICMNLNGLEVMIFVGFNAAISVRVSNELGAGHPKAAKFSVLVVVVTSLSIGLICMAIILATKNDFAALFTSSKVVIETVSNMAMLLGVTMVLNSVQPVLSGVAVGGGWQRLIAYVNIGCYYVVGLPLGLLMGYKFDLGAKGIWTGMICGTALQTLILLLITYFTNWNREAAQAEDRIRVWGGSLKGNENVEYENIH; this comes from the exons ATGGCTGATGATCTTAGTTCATCATTGTTGAAGGAAGAGGAGCAAGATAATGATATTAGTAACCATGAAGTTACTAACAGAGAGAATTTAAGGTTAACAGATTTGGATAGTATTGTTAGCTTTCAACAGCTGATAAAAGAAAGTTGGAGAGAATCAAAGAAGCTGTGGAGAATTGCAGGGCCTGCTATTTTCATCAGAGTATGTTCACATTCAATGCTATTAATCACAACAATATGTGCAGGCCACTTGGGTGTTGTGGAATTGGCAGCTCTGGCAATTCAAGGCAATGTTATTGGACTCCTGGCTTTTGGACTCATG TTGGGAATGGGCAGTGCATTAGAAACCCTCTGTGGTCAGGCCGTTGGAGCACGAAAACTTCAAATGCTTGGAGTGTATTTGCAGCGTTCATGGTTAATATTGATGGGTACAGGAGTTCTTTTGAGTCCTATTTACATCTTTGCCACCCCAATTCTTAAGCTGTTGGGACAGGAGGATGACATAGCTGATCTAACTGGAGAATTTGCACTTTGGATGCTACCACAGTTGTTTCTCTATGGATTAAATTTCCCAATGCAAAAGTTTCTTCAGGCACAGAGCAAACTCATGGTCATGGTTTGGATTGCCTTAGTTGCATTGATAATCCATGCCATTCTGAGTTGGTTGTTAATGTTCGAAGCAGGTTTGGGATTGGTTGGAGCAGCTATTACAATAATTTTTTCATGGTTTTTTATCGATATAAGTCAATTTTTGTATATAGTTTACTTTTGTCAAGATGCTTGGAAAGGATTCTCCTGGCTTACTTTTCGTGATCTATGGCCTTTTATTCGACTTTCAGTGGCTTCGGGTGTTATGCTATG TCTGGAGATCTGGTATATGATGTCACTGATTGTTATGACGGgtcatttgaaaaatgcaacaaTTGAAGTCGATGCGCTATCTATCTG TATGAATTTGAATGGATTGGAAGTCATGATCTTCGTCGGTTTCAATGCAGCCATTAG TGTAAGAGTATCGAATGAACTGGGAGCTGGTCATCCCAAAGCTGCAAAATTTTCTGTCCTGGTGGTTGTTGTAACATCATTATCAATTGGCCTTATATGTATGGCCATCATTCTTGCAACCAAAAATGATTTTGCTGCACTATTCACGAGTAGTAAAGTGGTCATAGAAACAGTGTCCAATATGGCAATGTTACTTGGAGTAACGATGGTTTTAAATAGTGTACAACCAGTTCTATCAG GTGTGGCCGTAGGCGGAGGTTGGCAACGTCTGATAGCCTATGTAAACATAGGGTGCTACTATGTTGTTGGATTACCCCTTGGTCTTCTTATGGGATATAAGTTCGACCTTGGAGCGAAG GGCATTTGGACGGGTATGATTTGTGGAACAGCCCTCCAGACTCTTATTTTATTGTTAATCACATATTTCACTAATTGGAACCGAGAG GCTGCTCAAGCTGAGGATCGTATCAGGGTATGGGGAGGATCATTGAAA GGGAACGAGAATGTTGAATATGAGAACATCCATTAA